CTGGGCAGAGCAATGGCATGGCACGATTCGCAACCTCGAACTGCTCAGTGTGAGGCCACCTTGTCCTCGCCACTGAGAGCTGCGCAGACACCGGCTGGACAGATGCCGCTTTCCACGTGCGCTTCGAACTCTTCCCGGAAGTGAGTCAGAAGTGAGATTATGGGCCCGCTAGTTGTGCGAGCAAAGTCACAATAAGGTGCATACTGCATGGCGTGACACACTAGATGCATGCGTTCCAGGTCCTCGGGTGCGCCCCGGCCAGCAATAATTTTTTCTACCAGCTCGAGAAGTTCAACTGAGCCGACTCTACAGGGCACACATTTGCCGCAAGAGACGCCCTCCTGAAAAGCGAGAAAGTATTTCGCCACATTTACCACGCAGAAGCTGTCATCTATTGTGGCAAGAAACCCCGTGGCTCGGTCATAGAGTATGGTTGCATCGATTGAATTGTTGGGATCAACGTGAAGCAGGTCGAAAAGGATATGTCCTCTTTCAAGGGTTTCAGCAACTATTTCGCCAGCTCGCTCAGGGGTGACTCCGCTGTAATAGAATCTCTTTTGAGGAAAACCAACCAGAACTCCGAAAGGGCAGTCCCCCTTGCAGCCAACTTTCATGGCAGCCAGTTTGATGCCCAGGCCCCGAGCATCGATTTCCTTTTCCAGGGCCAGGCGAACATCATCGCAGCCGCATACGCAAGAATTCGCAGGGGAGCACACAGTAATGCAGGGGCGGGCATGACCCTCTTCACAGAACGAAGCCCTCTGCTTCACTATGGCAGGCTCTTCTGGAGGTCGACGTCTGGTGATTTTTTTCTTCAAAAAGCTCAGTGCCATTCACTCGTCTCTCTTTTCCGTATTAGCCAATCTGCCAGGATCAGGTCCGCAGGCGAATCTCCTCTCAACACTTGCACTACATTCCCTCTATGTCTCGGCTTGCAGGAAATCCTGGCCTGGAAGCAGGAATCGCGCTGCAGCAGGCTCCCAGCTTCCCAGCGAATCTCAATTCCTTCACATCATTAATCCCTTTGCTGCTGCCCTGGCCACTTCCAGTACGTGGTGAGGATAGATACCAATGACCACCATAACAGCAACAAGAGCTCCGGCAAGCACCTTGGTGGGCATAGAGATGTTCAATCTCTCCATCTCCACATCGGGCTCGAGCAGGTAAGCGGCCTTCACCACCAGGATATAGTAGTACAGGGAGATGGTTGCATTTATCATGGCAATGATTACCAGCACCAGATGTCCCCTGGCCACAGCAGCAGCAAACACCAGAAACTTACCAGTGAAGCCGATAGTGGGAGGAATGCCGGCAAGCCCAAACACTGCCAGCATCAGCGTCATTGCCAACAAGGGTGATCGACGGTGCAAGCCAGCCAATTGAGCAATCTTTAAATCACTACCATCATAGGCAACATTCACCACCACCAGAAAGCAGCACAAATTCATTATCAAATATGCCACGGCGTAAAAAATTGCACTGGCATAGCCGCTAGCACTCATACTCAATATACCGATGAGCACATACCCCGCGTGCGATATACTGGAATAGGCCAGAAGTCTCTTCATGTCCTTCTGGACAATGGCAGTAAGATTGCCTATCGTCATGGAGGCAATGGACAGCACCACCAGCACATCCACCAGATACTTGCTGGCGCCTCCAGTCAATGCCACCATGCGCATCAAGATTGCCACTGCCCCAACTTTGGAAGCCGTGGCAATGAATGCCGTGACCTGATTGCTGGCTCCCTGGTAAACATCAGGAGCCCAGAAGTGAAAGGGAAATACTGCCAGTTTGAAAAAGAAGCCACAAAGTGTCAGCAGCAGACCTATCATTGCTGCCGGCGTGGTGATGACTGTAGGCAGTATTTTCATGATTTCAGCCACGTAGGTGGTATGAGTAACTCCGAATATGTAGGAGAGGCCGAAGAGCATGACGGCTGAAGCCGAAGCACCCACCATGAGGTACTTTATGCCAGCCTCCACATCAGTGCCGGGCCCCCGCCGCAGCGGTACCAGTATGTAAAGGGAGTAGCTGGACAGCTCCAGGGCTATATAGATGGTCAACAACTCAACCGCACTTACCAGCATCATCATGGCGAAAGTGCAGGTGGTCAGAAAAAGGTAAAATTCTGGATGATATCTCTCCTCCACACCTCTGAGTTCAGTACACAGGCAGATCACCAGGAAGAGCCCCATGGCGAGCATGACCTTGAAGACCTGAGAAAAGAGGTCTATCCTGTACGCCTCAAAGAACAGGGTCCCATGCAGTCTCACAGACATCAGGCTTATAAGCACACCCACAGAGGCCAGCAGCACGGCAACCTGGTAGTCACGCCGGGGATTTGTTCGCGGCAGCATGGCAAGGCCAAAAAAGGCAGCCGCCATCAGCAAACAATAAATCTCAGGGAGAAAAAGAATCCATTTCATCATGG
The nucleotide sequence above comes from Deltaproteobacteria bacterium. Encoded proteins:
- a CDS encoding NADH-quinone oxidoreductase subunit N, with the protein product MKWILFLPEIYCLLMAAAFFGLAMLPRTNPRRDYQVAVLLASVGVLISLMSVRLHGTLFFEAYRIDLFSQVFKVMLAMGLFLVICLCTELRGVEERYHPEFYLFLTTCTFAMMMLVSAVELLTIYIALELSSYSLYILVPLRRGPGTDVEAGIKYLMVGASASAVMLFGLSYIFGVTHTTYVAEIMKILPTVITTPAAMIGLLLTLCGFFFKLAVFPFHFWAPDVYQGASNQVTAFIATASKVGAVAILMRMVALTGGASKYLVDVLVVLSIASMTIGNLTAIVQKDMKRLLAYSSISHAGYVLIGILSMSASGYASAIFYAVAYLIMNLCCFLVVVNVAYDGSDLKIAQLAGLHRRSPLLAMTLMLAVFGLAGIPPTIGFTGKFLVFAAAVARGHLVLVIIAMINATISLYYYILVVKAAYLLEPDVEMERLNISMPTKVLAGALVAVMVVIGIYPHHVLEVARAAAKGLMM